A single window of Malus sylvestris chromosome 5, drMalSylv7.2, whole genome shotgun sequence DNA harbors:
- the LOC126622867 gene encoding probable LRR receptor-like serine/threonine-protein kinase At1g56140 — translation MYNMKMKLMMRILLLCFLCCFWFQLSFAQIATTDPSEVRALNSIFEQWDTQAVAGLWNISGEPCSGSAINGTDFESQNNNPAIVCDCSYDNNATCHITKLRVNALNKRGVFPEEFVALRYLTYLSIDQNYFTGSLPAFIGNMSALTSLTISRNSFSGPIPKELGNLAELTMLSIASNNFSGTLPPELGNLVKLELLYMDSCGLSGEIPSTFANLTNMQLFWASDNPFSGKIPDFIGNWIQLTDLQIQGSSFEGPIPTSFSQLTSLNILRITDIYNGSSSLDFIKNMTSLTDLKLRNALITGTIPSDIGEYQSLQTLDLSFNNLTGQLPSFLFNMLSLKSLFLGNNSLSGPLPSQTSDQLQTIDLSYNFLSGSFPLWVTTILQVNLVVNNFPFDSSNITFSVYESRTSQTWQSLGRRVFDIYIQGTRKTKDFDISKEAGGVNRGVVRKFNVSVSENYLEIHLFWAGKGTCCLPNQGDYAPLIAAVHAALVSGLPPTTPRKKSMTGLIVGIAVTVGVVSLLLIFAILYMRRKKSEKEDDEDILGLGPRLDTFSYAELRAATEDFNPSNKLGEGGYGPVYKGTLSDGRVVAVKQLSVASHQGKSQFVSEIATIYAVQHQNLVKLYGCCIEGSHRILVYEYLENKSLDQALFGTSNLHLDWPTRFNILLGTTRGLTYLHEESRPRIVHRDVKVSNILLDAKLSPKISDFGLAKLYEDEKTHISTQVAGTIGYLAPEYALFGHLTEKADVFGFGVVVLEILSGRPNSYYNLDPKKIYLLEWVWTLHENDQTLGLVDSRLTEFDETEATRLIRAALLCTQGSPMARPSMSRVVAMLSGDIDIGTVMSKPSYLTDYDFKDVTTSSTGRFLVEDDTPSTSSKDGNVRLNYQPGGSNASGANTPWIDHVPSVNVTQSLLAGIRGE, via the exons ATGTACAATATGAAGATGAAGTTGATGATGAGGATACTATTACTCTGCTTCCTCTGCTGCTTCTGGTTTCAGCTGTCCTTTGCTCAAATTGCTACCACTGATCCATCTgaag TGAGGGCGTTAAACTCAATATTTGAACAATGGGACACACAAGCAGTGGCGGGGCTGTGGAATATCAGTGGAGAACCCTGCAGTGGATCTGCCATCAACGGCACCGACTTTGAGAGCCAAAATAACAACCCAGCCATCGTTTGCGACTGTTCTTACGACAACAATGCTACATGCCACATCACCAAACT GAGAGTGAATGCTCTTAACAAACGAGGGGTATTTCCAGAAGAATTTGTGGCTCTCAGATATCTCACATATTT GAGTATCGATCAGAATTATTTCACCGGTTCCTTACCGGCATTCATTGGCAATATGTCTGCATTGACTTCCTT GACAATTAGCAGAAATTCATTCTCTGGGCCCATCCCCAAGGAGCTTGGAAACCTTGCGGAGCTAACTATGCT GAGCATCGCATCAAATAATTTCTCCGGAACACTCCCTCCAGAACTTGGTAATTTAGTCAAGCTCGAACTACT ttACATGGACAGCTGTGGACTCAGTGGTGAAATTCCTTCAACATTTGCCAACCTCACCAACATGCAACTCTT CTGGGCATCGGACAATCCTTTCTCAGGAAAGATACCTGATTTCATAGGGAATTGGATACAACTCACTGATTT GCAAATTCAAGGGAGCTCTTTCGAAGGCCCAATACCAACCAGCTTTTCTCAACTGACCTCATTGAACATTCT TCGAATCACTGATATATACAATGGGAGCTCCTCTCttgatttcataaaaaatatgaCAAGCTTGActgattt AAAACTACGAAACGCATTAATCACTGGTACCATCCCATCTGATATTGGAGAATATCAAAGTCTACAGACACT GGATCTGAGTTTCAACAATTTGACAGGCCAACTCCCAAGTTTTTTGTTCAACATGCTTTCTCTTAAATCCTT GTTTCTTGGAAACAATAGTCTCTCCGGACCTCTTCCGAGCCAAACGAGCGATCAACTTCAGACTAT AGATTTGTCTTACAATTTTTTATCAGGAAGCTTTCCCCTGTGGGTGACCACAATATTGCAAGT GAACTTAGTGGTCAACAACTTCCCATTTGACAGTTCAAACATAAC GTTCTCTGTGTATGAAAGTCGCACTTCGCAAACTTGGCAAAGTCTAGGACGGCGTGTATTTGATATCTACATTCAG GGTACCCGCAAGACAAAGGACTTTGACATATCGAAGGAGGCAGGTGGTGTTAACCGAGGAGTTGTGAGAAAATTTAATGTTAGCGTGTCAGAGAATTATCTTGAAATTCATCTGTTCTGGGCTGGTAAAGGAACTTGTTGCTTACCCAATCAAGGTGATTACGCCCCACTAATAGCAGCGGTCCATGCTGCTTTAG TTTCCGGGCTTCCACCAACTACTCCACGAAAGAAGAGCATGACTGGGTTGATAGTCGGTATTGCAGTTACCGTTGGAGTTGTGAGCTTGCTATTAATATTTGCCATTCTATATATGAGGAggaaaaaatcagaaaaagagGACGACGAAG ATATTCTAGGATTAGGCCCCCGACTAGATACTTTCAGTTATGCTGAATTGAGAGCTGCAACCGAAGATTTTAATCCTTCAAATAAGCTAGGAGAGGGAGGATATGGCCCCGTTTATAAG GGTACACTTTCTGATGGTAGAGTAGTGGCTGTGAAGCAACTTTCAGTAGCATCTCACCAAGGGAAGAGTCAATTTGTATCTGAAATTGCTACCATATATGCTGTGCAACATCAGAATCTAGTGAAATTGTATGGATGCTGCATCGAAGGCAGCCACCGCATTTTGGTTTATGAGTATCTTGAAAACAAGAGCCTTGATCAGGCACTATTTG GAACAAGTAACTTGCACCTTGACTGGCCTACTCGATTCAATATATTGTTGGGAACAACAAGAGGACTTACTTACCTTCATGAAGAGTCAAGGCCAAGGATTGTACATCGAGATGTCAAAGTGAGTAATATTTTGCTCGATGCAAAACTCTCCCCAAAAATATCAGATTTTGGACTGGCAAAGCTTTATGAAGACGAGAAAACCCACATCAGCACCCAGGTTGCAGGGACAAT AGGCTATTTGGCACCAGAATATGCATTGTTTGGACATTTGACAGAGAAGGCCGATGTATTTGGTTTTGGAGTCGTTGTTTTAGAGATCCTCAGCGGGAGACCAAACTCTTACTATAACTTGGATCCAAAAAAGATTTATCTTCTTGAATGG GTCTGGACTCTACATGAAAATGACCAAACTCTGGGGCTGGTGGATTCGAGATTGACAGAGTTTGATGAAACTGAAGCAACTAGATTGATAAGAGCAGCTCTCTTGTGCACGCAGGGATCACCGATGGCGAGGCCATCTATGTCACGTGTGGTTGCAATGCTCTCTGGAGACATTGACATAGGCACTGTCATGTCGAAGCCAAGCTATTTGACAGATTATGATTTTAAAGATGTAACAACATCGTCAACAGGTAGATTTTTGGTGGAAGATGATACCCCATCAACTTCATCCAAGGATGGTAATGTTCGCCTCAACTATCAGCCAGGAGGCAGTAATGCAAGTGGTGCTAACACTCCCTGGATTGACCATGTGCCTTCTGTAAACGTCACTCAATCACTGCTCGCTGGCATTAGAGGAGAATGA
- the LOC126620831 gene encoding uncharacterized protein LOC126620831: MGETVKATSALRDALDDKGWSYQIDEGGGAFYGPKIDLKLRMPLEGSGSAQLYRCRLLADGTIASWALLTNRHSVPSHNDEIAQGFVDFCQLRPRPASEHLRLHERFGFCLIIVKRCSNCKFVKIYNHGY; encoded by the exons ATGGGTGAAACCGTGAAAGCAACATCTGCCCTTAGAGATGCTTTGGATGATAAAGGTTGGAGCTATCAAATTGATGAAGGTGGTGGTGCCTTTTATGGTCCAAAGATTGATCTTAAGTTGAGGATGCCCTTGGAAGGAAGTGGCAGCGCTCAACTATACAG ATGCCGATTGCTAGCAGATGGAACAATTGCTTCTTGGGCTCTTCTAACCAACCGACATTCAGTACCAT CTCACAACGACGAAATCGCTCAGGGCTTCGTTGATTTCTGTCAACTCCGACCTCGACCAGCATCGG AACATCTGCGGCTCCACGAAAGATTCGGTTTTTGCCTGATCATTGTCAAACGCTGTAGCAACTGTAAGTTTGTCAAAATTTATAATCATGGTTATTGA
- the LOC126622866 gene encoding uncharacterized protein LOC126622866, translated as MSTVEFHETLMNQVLPSAWSHNPLTTLKLICNFIDKRGNGGKRNQDETFFTAAVWLHQNHPKTLACDLGTIFGSFGHILDLPCILSQVLRGEAHLKFTMRIREEADSNGMVKVKEKDAKSKASYFLLRKKTIHKAAQRDTTASCTTVFQIFSPNASDIEKLHNHNDHDHDHDHHDDYCLKEVLSPLRKTIAPRGWELANRWGYREEYKREQLAAANEIDPDDDVLLPHDILSYIKYPELEQEADVKWKKMVEVYLKQGKLKNWLAVCDVDNTLSVGLALGLLLPQLSDEPWKGKVVAYSKNPRLHSIQGEDLNLRAKYMQTLIKSQDWTTDFGKEFDVIQEGVCLEHIQTLLERQQL; from the exons ATGTCCACCGTGGAATTCCATGAAACTCTGATGAACCAAGTGCTTCCCTCGGCCTGGTCGCACAATCCTCTAACCACCCTCAAACTTATCTGCAACTTCATAGACAAACGCGGCAACGGTGGAAAACGCAACCAAGACGAAACTTTCTTCACGGCGGCGGTTTGGCTCCACCAGAACCACCCCAAAACTCTTGCCTGCGATCTCGGGACAATTTTTGGCTCCTTCGGGCATATCCTAGACCTTCCATGCATTCTCTCGCAGGTTCTACGGGGCGAAGCTCACTTGAAGTTTACTATGAGGATAAGGGAGGAGGCGGATTCAAACGGAATGGTGAAGGTAAAGGAAAAGGACGCCAAGTCAAAAGCAAGCTACTTCTtgttgaggaagaagacgatCCACAAGGCGGCTCAAAGAGATACGACCGCTTCTTGCACGACTGTGTTTCAGATATTTTCGCCCAATGCGTCTGATATTGAAAAATTGCATAATCACAACGATCATGACCATGACCATGACCATCATGATGATTACTGCTT GAAGGAGGTTTTGTCGCCCTTGAGAAAAACTATAGCGCCAAGGGGCTGGGAACTTGCCAACCGGTGGGGTTATAGAGAAGAGTACAAACGAGAGCAACTGGCTGCAGCCAATGAGATTGATCCCGACGATGATGTGCTGCTTCCGCATGACATATTAAGCTATATCAAGTATCCCGAACTCGAGCAAGAGGCTGATGTTAAGTGGAAGAAAATGGTGGAGGTTTACTTAAAGCAGGGGAAGCTGAAGAATTGGTTGGCTGTGTGTGATGTCGACAACACCTTGTCGGTGGGTTTGGCTTTAGGGCTTTTGTTGCCTCAATTGAGTGACGAGCCGTGGAAAGGAAAGGTGGTCGCTTACAGCAAAAACCCTCGGCTGCATTCGATACAAGGCGAGGATCTTAATTTGAGGGCCAAATATATGCAGACTTTGATCAAAAGCCAGGACTGGACGACTGATTTCGGGAAGGAGTTCGATGTGATTCAAGAAGGTGTTTGCCTTGAACACATACAAACACTTCTTGAGAGGCAGCAACTTTAG